DNA sequence from the Janibacter sp. CX7 genome:
CGAGATTTTCCTCGACCTTGCTCATGGCAAACCGCGAGACCTGCTCCGTGATCGGCTGCCTCTCGGCCTCGTAGGCGTCGATGATCGCGGGGTCGGCCCAGCCGTCGACCACCGCGCACAGCAGCCACGACAGGTGCACGGCGTCGGCGATCCCCGCATTCATCCCGTAGCCCGCGAAGGGCACCCAGAGGTGCGCCGCGTCGCCGGCGACGAAGACCCGCCGATCGCGGAAGCGGTCGGCGACGAGTCGGCGCGCGACCCAGTCCTCCTGCCGGACCACGTCGAAGGGGAAGTCCGCCCCGACCCCGAGGACGTCACGGATCGACTGGTCGGGGTCGAGGACGTCGAAGTCGCTCTCCCCGGCGGGCAGGGCCCGGTGCACGAGCCACAGGTCCTCGCCGTCGATGGCGACGACATTGCCCCGGACCTTGTGGTTGACGACCCACGTCATCCACGCCGGCCGTCGGTCGACGAAGAGGTCCTTGACCGCGGACGAGCGGATGAGGCTCGTGCGGGTGCGCCCGATCTCGGCGTCGCCGACGAGGCGGGCACCGATCGCCTTGCGCACCCGGCTCGACCCGCCGTCGCAGCCGACGAGGTAGTCCGCCCGCAGGTCCCGGTCCTCACCCGCGTCCAGGTCACGACAGGTGACGGTCACGCCCCCTTCGTCCTGGGTGAAGGAGACGAGCTCGGTGCGGGGCATGAACCGCACGCCCGGCAGCGACAGCAGACGCTCGCGCAGGATCGGCTCGAGCCACAGCTGCGACTCGCGGACCATCGGCTCCGGCGTCGGCCAGTCGCTGTCGTGGAATCCGGGCTGCGAGCGCTCGGCCCGCGACGGCATGGTGATGCGCGTCAGCTCGGGCCCGGACAGGCTCGTCGCGTAGACCGTGTCGGTCGGGTAGTCGTCGGTCAGGCCCGCGCCCCGCACCCGGTCGGCGATGCCGAAGCGGCGGAAGGTCTCCATCGTGCGGGCGGCGATGGTGTTGCACTTCGCGTCCGGCGGGTCGTCGGCGGCCCGGGCCTCGAGGACGATGACCTGCGCGCCGCGCATCGCGGCGTCGATGGCCAGGCAGGTGCCGACGGGGCCGGCACCGGAGACGATGATCTGCGCGTCGCTCATCGCGCGCCTCCACTCAGCTCGGGGACGGTGATCTCCTGCTCGCGGGCGCTGGCGAACGCCTGGCGGAACTGGCCGAGCTTCGTCAGGACGGTCTCGCCGACCGGGGTGTGACCCCAGATCGAGATGCCCTGGTGCGTCGTCGGCTCCCAGGTCGCCTCGACCTCGGGGGTGATGAGGACCGGGTTCCACCCGACCTCCCACTCGAAGCCCGACGGCGTCTGGCAGTAGTAGGACAGCTCGCGGTCGTTGGTGTGCTGGCCGACGTCCCACACCATGCGGAAGCCGAGGTCGGTCACCCGCCCGTGGGACGCGAGCAGGTCGTCGAGCGTCGCGACCTGCGTGTTGAGGTGCTGGATGCTCGTGCGCACCGGGTCGAGCGGCAGCCCCCGCAGGTTGGCCACGGCGATCGAGTGGTGCCGCTCGTTGACCCTCAGGAAGCGGATCTTCAGGGTCAGCCCGCTGATCGTCTCGTCGATGTAGTCGGTGAGTCGGGCATCGAAGACCCTTGCGTAGTAACGGTGCAGGGCCGGCGCGTCCTTCGTCGTGATCGCCAGGTGCCCCATGCCGGAGTCTCCGGTGACGAACTGCGAGATCTGCATCTGCAGCGGTGCCGTCGCGCGAAGGGGGGTCGTGAAGATCTCGGTGGCGACCCCCTTCGGCCCGGGGAAGCGCCACAGCCGCTCGACGCCGCGCAGGGCGCACTCCTCGTCGGTGCCCTCCTCGACCGGCAGGCCGGCTGCGGTCACCCGGGCGAGGATCGCGTCGAATGTCTCGTGGTCGTCGACGAGCCAGCCGACCGCGGTGACGTCCTCGGCGGGACCACGCTGCAGCAGGAAGCGGCACTCGTGGTCGTCGAGGCGGAAGCGCATCGTCTCGCGGGTCAGCTCGTCGACGTGCAGCCCGATCGCGTCGGCGCCGAAGCGCCGCCAGTCGGTGAAGCGCTGCGTCTCGAGGACGGTGTAGCCGAGGTGGACGCGGCCGAAGACGTCGGTGCTCATGCGTGCCTCCGGATGTGCTCGATCGCCAGGGCGTTGAAGCGCTCGGCCTGCTCCCACTGCGCCCAGTGACCGGTGCGCGACCACATGACGAGGTCGCAGCGCGGCATCGTGCGGGCCAGACGCGGCCCGCCGCTCGGCCGGTTGACCTTGTCCTCCGTGCCCCAGACGACGAGTGTCGGCACCTGGCACTCGGCGAGCCGGCGGTCGCGGGACAGGTCCATCCGGACGAGGGTGCGCAGGGCGGCCGGGCCGGGGTCGGGGCGACGTAGCGGCGGGTCGGCGACGACCTCGGGGTCGAGGCTGGCCGCGTGGCGCAGGTCGATGAGCTCGTCGGGGATGCTCGCCCCGTCGAAGACGAGGAAGTCACGGATGAAGCTCGCGAGCTTGTCGCGGGTCGGGCCCTCGTCGGAGTAGTAGGAGAGCAGCGCGTTGAGTCCCGGGGTCGGCAGGGCTCGGGTCGTGCCGATGCCGCCGGGGCCCATGAGGAGCAGCGAGCCGACCTTGTCGGGGCGGTCGAGGGCCAGGCGAAGGGCGGCGGCCCCGCCGTAGGAGTTGCCGACGAGGTGGGCGCTGCCCAGGTCGAGCGCGTCGACGAGCTGCCGGGTGAAGGCGGCGAGGTCGCCGAAGGGGTCGGCGTGGTCGAGGTGCTTGCTGGAGCCGCCGTAGCCGGGCATGTCGGGGACGACGACGCGCAGGCCGACAGCGGCGAGGGCGTCGATGTTGCGCGTGTAGTTGGACTCCCCCGTCGCGCCCGGGCCACCGCCGTGGAGCATCACCACGGGGGTGCCGTCGGCGGGACCGGCCTCGGTGAGGTGGATGTCGCGGGCACCGACGCGGACGGTGCGGTGCGTGCGCTGGGCGGCCGAGGGGCTGGCTGCTGCGGCGGTCACGGGGACTCCCTTCGCTGGTGTTACACGTTGTAACTTGAGGCGATGTTACACCGCGTACGCAGCAAAGATGAAGGGCCATAGAGTGACCGCATGAGCGCCGACGAGCCGGGCCCCACGACGACCGCCCGCATGCCCTCCGCGCAGCGCCGCGACCAGCTGCTCGACGTCGCCGAGGACCTCTTCGTCTCACGCGGCTACTCCGCGACCTCGATGGAGGACGTCGCGCGCAGCGCCGGCGTGACCCGGCCGGTCCCCTACCGCCACTTCGGGACGAAGGAGGGCGTCTACCTCGCGGTCCTCGAGCGGGCGCGGCGCGAGTACGAGGCGGTCATGGTCGCGGCGATCGACCCCGAGCTGCCGGCGCGCGAGCAGCTCGTGCGGGTCGGCGACGCCTTCTACTCGGTGCTCGAGGACAGTCCCGGCCGATGGAAGCTGCTCTTCGCGAGCAGCGCCGTGCTGCCCGTGGAGTTCGAGGAAACCCTTGCGGCACAACGCTTCGAGACGATCGAGATGATCCGGGGACTGCTGGCCCAGCTCGCCCGCCCCGACATCCCGCCGGCTCGCATCACCGCCGCCGCGCACGCGATGTCGGGCGTCGCCGAGCGCCTCGGCCACTGGTGGCTGGCCGAGCCGTCGCTCACCCGCGGGGAGGTCGTCGAGCACTACGCGGACTTCCTCTGGGGCGGCCTGGGCGGCTACGCCCGCGACTGACGCCGCGGGTCAGTCGATCCGACGGGCCATCCACACCTCGTCGATGTAGCGCCCGTCGATGAGGTACTCCTCGCGCAGGAAGGCCTCGATCTCGAAGCCGCACCGCTCGAAGAGGCTGCGCGCGCGCTCGTTGGTGCCCAGGACGCGCAGCACGACCTTGCGCGCGCCGCGCTGCCGGGCCTCCTCGACCGCGGCCTCGACGAGGCGTCGCCCCACTCCGCGGCGCTGGTAGTGCGGGTCGACGGCGAGACCGGTGATCTCGAGGACGTGCGCCCGGGTCGGCGGGAAGTGCGCCAGCCCGAGGAAGCGGACGAACCCGCTCTGGACATCGCCCGACTCGGCGACGAGCACGTCGCGCGGGCGGGTGCGGTCGCCCAAGAAGTGGTAGCCGGAGTAGCGCAGGGGAGGCGAGACGGCAGAGCTGCGCGTGGTCCACGTCGCCAGGTCGATCCCCCCGAGGACCACGGAGTCCTCGGCCTGGGCCCTGCGCACGGTGATCACCCGGGGCATCGTGCCAGTGAGCGACCGCTCAGCGGGGGGTACGTCGACAACGACATCATCACCTCCGCCGAGCGGCTCGACGGGCGCCCTCGTGGCCCGATGACCACCTCACGCGCCCGCGCTGGTGGAATACCTCTGGGGGGTATATGGTTGGCCTGTCAGATACCCCCTAGAGGTACACCGAAGAGAGGAACCCACGATGAGCGCGACCACCACCGAGTACCAGGTGACCGGCATGACCTGCGGCCACTGCGAGATGTCCGTCCGCGAAGAGGTCAGCGAGATCCCCGGCGCCGAGGTCGTCGACGTGAGCTCCGCGACCGGCAAGCTCGTCGTCTCCGGTGACGTCGACGACGCGGCCGTCATCGCCGCCGTCACCGAGGCCGGCTACACGGCCGCCAAGGCCTGACGATGAACGCCCCGACCCGTCTCGGTCTCTTCGGTCTCGTCCTCGCGGTCGTCTTCGCGCTCGCCGCGGTCACGGCCCGCACGGTCGTTCCCGAGGAGACCGCGCGGGGCTGGGCGCAGGAGAGCACCACCCACGGCGGCGAGCACGCCTCCCCTTCGGACGACGGCACCGGTGACGCCGACGACGAGCACTCCGCCCACGACGGCGCCGCCGCACCCGCGGGCCTGTCGCTGGAGCAGGACGGCTACCGCCTCACCGGCGTCTCCGCCCCGACCGAGG
Encoded proteins:
- a CDS encoding TetR/AcrR family transcriptional regulator, coding for MSADEPGPTTTARMPSAQRRDQLLDVAEDLFVSRGYSATSMEDVARSAGVTRPVPYRHFGTKEGVYLAVLERARREYEAVMVAAIDPELPAREQLVRVGDAFYSVLEDSPGRWKLLFASSAVLPVEFEETLAAQRFETIEMIRGLLAQLARPDIPPARITAAAHAMSGVAERLGHWWLAEPSLTRGEVVEHYADFLWGGLGGYARD
- a CDS encoding GNAT family N-acetyltransferase, producing MITVRRAQAEDSVVLGGIDLATWTTRSSAVSPPLRYSGYHFLGDRTRPRDVLVAESGDVQSGFVRFLGLAHFPPTRAHVLEITGLAVDPHYQRRGVGRRLVEAAVEEARQRGARKVVLRVLGTNERARSLFERCGFEIEAFLREEYLIDGRYIDEVWMARRID
- a CDS encoding VOC family protein produces the protein MSTDVFGRVHLGYTVLETQRFTDWRRFGADAIGLHVDELTRETMRFRLDDHECRFLLQRGPAEDVTAVGWLVDDHETFDAILARVTAAGLPVEEGTDEECALRGVERLWRFPGPKGVATEIFTTPLRATAPLQMQISQFVTGDSGMGHLAITTKDAPALHRYYARVFDARLTDYIDETISGLTLKIRFLRVNERHHSIAVANLRGLPLDPVRTSIQHLNTQVATLDDLLASHGRVTDLGFRMVWDVGQHTNDRELSYYCQTPSGFEWEVGWNPVLITPEVEATWEPTTHQGISIWGHTPVGETVLTKLGQFRQAFASAREQEITVPELSGGAR
- a CDS encoding alpha/beta fold hydrolase, translating into MTAAAASPSAAQRTHRTVRVGARDIHLTEAGPADGTPVVMLHGGGPGATGESNYTRNIDALAAVGLRVVVPDMPGYGGSSKHLDHADPFGDLAAFTRQLVDALDLGSAHLVGNSYGGAAALRLALDRPDKVGSLLLMGPGGIGTTRALPTPGLNALLSYYSDEGPTRDKLASFIRDFLVFDGASIPDELIDLRHAASLDPEVVADPPLRRPDPGPAALRTLVRMDLSRDRRLAECQVPTLVVWGTEDKVNRPSGGPRLARTMPRCDLVMWSRTGHWAQWEQAERFNALAIEHIRRHA
- a CDS encoding heavy-metal-associated domain-containing protein; this encodes MSATTTEYQVTGMTCGHCEMSVREEVSEIPGAEVVDVSSATGKLVVSGDVDDAAVIAAVTEAGYTAAKA
- a CDS encoding FAD-dependent monooxygenase, giving the protein MSDAQIIVSGAGPVGTCLAIDAAMRGAQVIVLEARAADDPPDAKCNTIAARTMETFRRFGIADRVRGAGLTDDYPTDTVYATSLSGPELTRITMPSRAERSQPGFHDSDWPTPEPMVRESQLWLEPILRERLLSLPGVRFMPRTELVSFTQDEGGVTVTCRDLDAGEDRDLRADYLVGCDGGSSRVRKAIGARLVGDAEIGRTRTSLIRSSAVKDLFVDRRPAWMTWVVNHKVRGNVVAIDGEDLWLVHRALPAGESDFDVLDPDQSIRDVLGVGADFPFDVVRQEDWVARRLVADRFRDRRVFVAGDAAHLWVPFAGYGMNAGIADAVHLSWLLCAVVDGWADPAIIDAYEAERQPITEQVSRFAMSKVEENLAAMSGRSVPPVIASPGLVGRLLRRRLGRRLFDINLPQMSPEGLNFGYYYADSPIIVGDGEEAPAYDMGSHTPSTVPGCRLPHLEVDGTSILDRLGPAYTLLRLDPTVEAGPLLDSVLPVELVDTPWPSDPAFGHALLLVRTPVAFPSADAKREGLGSGVRPPTTDEQAGCEQPDPADAGEHPGPWRRVVPGSGHRGRRGLESPCGA